From the Acidovorax sp. NCPPB 3576 genome, the window ACCTCCACAAACAGCCGCGGAAACGCCCCCGCGTCGCTGAAAACTTTGAAAGTCACTGCGTAATGACCACGGATTCGTGCTGCGATGGCAAAGCCCCGGAAACGGCCCGGCCGTCGATCTGCGGCGTTGCAAGGCTGCTATACCTCTAGCCACTCCTTGCGCACCGCCGTGTTTTCGCGCAGGCCTTCGGGCGTGCCGTCGAACACGATGCTGCCGTGGCCCATGGCCAGGGCCCGGTCGGAGATGCGCATGGCGAGGGTGAGCTTCTGCTCGATGATCAGCACCGACTCGCCGCTCGCGCGGATGGTGGATTTGTCTGCGCCGTTGGGGCCAATGATGGCCACGCGCTCGCCTGCCTTCACGGCCAAGTTGGCGCCGCAGATGATTTCGGTCTTACCGAAGCGCTTGCGCAGATCGCGCAACTCCAGCGTCGGAATTCCTTCTGCGACCGCCATCATGCGCTCCTCCCTTTACCGGCCACGCCCAGTTGCATGACGCGCTCGATCGCTTCCTGCGTAGCGCTCCACCGCTTCGCGAAGTTCCGTCGGCAGACCTCGAAGAGCCCGATTTCCACGGCGAACACGAGGCCTGTGGCGATCCAGGTCGAGGTGCTGCGCGCATCGAGCACGGCGCCGAGAGAGTTCATCTCCGGCCCGAGCGCCGCATTGAGTTGCAGGTGGTAGGTCATCTCGGTAATGGCGGCAGCACCACGCCCGCGCTGGCCGCCATGATCGCGGGATCGCCGCTGGTGTTCACGCAGTTCGCCATCGTGGAGCCGCGCAGCACGGCCATCATCGCCAAGGACGGCTCGGGCATCGACAAGGTGCAGGACCTGGTGGGCAAGTCGGTGGCGGTCAACCGCTCGGGCCTGGGCGAATTCCTGCTGGTGGCGGCCCTGGAAAAGCACGGCATCGACCGCAGCCAGGTCAAGTTCGTGTACCTGAACCCACCCGACGCCGGCCCCGCCTTCGCGCAGGGCAAGATCGACGCCTGGTCGATGTGGAGCCCGGGCGTGGACATCGCCCGCACCGAGTACAAGGCGCACGACGTGTTCTTCGAGGGGCGCGACCTCGACTTCCTGATCGACTTCAACTCCTACGTCACCCACCGCAAGTTCGCCGAAGAGAACACCGCCATCGTGCACGCCGTGAATGCTGCCTACGCTGCCGAAGCCCAATGGGCCACGCAGAACGCGGCCGAGGCCGAGGCGCTCTACCAGCAGGACGCCAACTACAGCGATGCCGTGCGCGCCTCGCTGCTCAAGCTGCAGCGCCGCTGGGAGCTGCACGGCGTGAACGACGCGGCCTTCCTCCAGAAATTCCAGAACGCCGCCGACTGGCTGTCGCAGCGCAAGATCCTGCAGCAGAAGGTGCAGGTCAAGGACTACCTGGCCCGGCTGTGACCGCCGCGGCCCCCGCCCATCCCGCCCACGCGCCCCACGACACGGGCTTCACCGCCACGCACTGGGGCGTGTACCGGCCCATCGTCGAAGGCGGGCGACTGGTCGGCATGGCACCCGCGCCGTGGGACGCCGCGCCCTCGCCCATCGGCCAGTCCCTGCCCGGCGCCATCGACTCGCCCACCCGCGTGCGCCGGCCCGCCGTGCGCCGCAGCTTCCTGGACCCGGCCACGCGGCACACCAGCGGCCACCTGCGCGGGCGCGAGCCCTTCGTCGAACTGCCGTGGGACGAGGCGCTGGACCTGGTGGCCGGCGAACTGCGCCGCGTGCGCACCGCCCACGGCAACGAGGCCCTCTTCGGCGGCAGCTACGGCTGGTCGAGCGCGGGGCGCTTTCACCATGCGCAGAGCCAGCTGCACCGCTTCCTGAACGGCTTCGGCGGCTACATCGCCAGCAAGGACAGCTACAGCCTGGGCGCCGGCCGCGTGCTGCTGCCGCACATCGTCGATGGCATGGACGCGCTGCTGCAGCACCACACCGCGTGGGACGTGCTGGCCGAGCACTGCGAGCTGTTCGTGGCCTTCGGCGGCCTGCCCTTGCGCAACACGCAGGTGAGCCCCGGCGGCGCGAGCGACCACGGCGCGGCACCGGCCCTCGCCCGCATGGCGGCGGGCGGGCGCACGGCCTTCGTCAACATCAGCCCGGCGCGCGACGACCTGGCGGCCGTGCCTGCGGCCGAGTGGCTGCCGATCCAGCCCGGCACCGATACGGCCTTGATGATGGGCCTGGCCCACGTGCTGGTCACCGAGGGCCTGCACGACGCCGCCTTCTGCGCGCGCTACACAGTGGGCTTCGACCGGGTGCGCGACGCCCTGCTGGGCCATGGTGCCGACGGCACCGCCAAGACGCCCGAGTGGGCCGCCGCGCACACCGGCATCGCCGCTGCCGACATCGTGGCCCTGGCGCGGCGCATGGCCCGACACCGCACGCTCATCAACTGCACCTATTCGCTGCAGCGCGCGCGGCACGGCGAGCAACCGTTCTGGATGGCCGTCACCCTGGCCGCGCTGCTGGGCCAGATCGGCCTGCCCGGCGGCGGCTTCGGCCTGGGGTACGGCTGCATGAACTACATCGGCAGCGGGCACGGCAGCTTCTCGGGCGCGCGCCTGCCGCAGGGGCACAACCCGGTGAGCGCCTTCATTCCCGTGGCGCGCATCGCCGACATGCTGCTGCAGCCCGGCGAGCCCTTCGACTACAACGGCGCCCGCCACCGCTATCCCCAAGCCCGCCTGCTGTACTGGGCCGGCGGCAACGTGTTCCACCACCACCAGGACCTGAACCGCACCATCGAGGCGTGGCAGCGGCCCGAGACCATCGTCACGCACGAACAGGTGTGGACGGCGCAGGCCAAATACTCCGACATCGTGCTGCCCGCCACCACCTCGCTGGAGCGCGACGACATCGGCAGCGCCGGCAGCGAGCCGCGCATGATCGCCATGCGCGCCGCCATCACGCCCGTGGGCGAGGCCCGCGACGACTACGCCATCTTCCGCGCCCTGGCCGCGCGGCTGGGCTTCGAAGCCGCCTACACCGAAGGGCGCGACACCATGCAATGGCTGCGCCACCTGTACGAAGCCGCCCGCCCGCGCGCCGAAGCGGCGGGCATCACCCTGCCCGGCTTCGA encodes:
- a CDS encoding molybdopterin-dependent oxidoreductase, giving the protein MTAAAPAHPAHAPHDTGFTATHWGVYRPIVEGGRLVGMAPAPWDAAPSPIGQSLPGAIDSPTRVRRPAVRRSFLDPATRHTSGHLRGREPFVELPWDEALDLVAGELRRVRTAHGNEALFGGSYGWSSAGRFHHAQSQLHRFLNGFGGYIASKDSYSLGAGRVLLPHIVDGMDALLQHHTAWDVLAEHCELFVAFGGLPLRNTQVSPGGASDHGAAPALARMAAGGRTAFVNISPARDDLAAVPAAEWLPIQPGTDTALMMGLAHVLVTEGLHDAAFCARYTVGFDRVRDALLGHGADGTAKTPEWAAAHTGIAAADIVALARRMARHRTLINCTYSLQRARHGEQPFWMAVTLAALLGQIGLPGGGFGLGYGCMNYIGSGHGSFSGARLPQGHNPVSAFIPVARIADMLLQPGEPFDYNGARHRYPQARLLYWAGGNVFHHHQDLNRTIEAWQRPETIVTHEQVWTAQAKYSDIVLPATTSLERDDIGSAGSEPRMIAMRAAITPVGEARDDYAIFRALAARLGFEAAYTEGRDTMQWLRHLYEAARPRAEAAGITLPGFDAFWSAGQLELPRPAAPVVLLERFRQDPAAHPLPTPSGRIELFSQTIDRFGYADCPGQATWFAPEASAWPIHLLSHQPAARLHSQYDHGSVSRATKVQGREPITLSRADALRRGIAQGDVVRVFNAHGAFLAGAVLSDGLRPGVAQIATGAWYDPLDPQVAGSLDKHGIPTWSRRI
- a CDS encoding NrtA/SsuA/CpmA family ABC transporter substrate-binding protein — encoded protein: MVGHLGNGGSTTPALAAMIAGSPLVFTQFAIVEPRSTAIIAKDGSGIDKVQDLVGKSVAVNRSGLGEFLLVAALEKHGIDRSQVKFVYLNPPDAGPAFAQGKIDAWSMWSPGVDIARTEYKAHDVFFEGRDLDFLIDFNSYVTHRKFAEENTAIVHAVNAAYAAEAQWATQNAAEAEALYQQDANYSDAVRASLLKLQRRWELHGVNDAAFLQKFQNAADWLSQRKILQQKVQVKDYLARL